Proteins from a genomic interval of Rhodococcoides fascians A25f:
- a CDS encoding 4-coumarate--CoA ligase family protein, with protein sequence MSFRSPFPDVEIPNLSVYDFLFGSIAESDLDKPALIDGTSGDVTTYKSLIGQVDAIAGALAARGLEVGDVVGLHSPNVPAFASVLHGILRAGGTATTINALYTAEDIAKQLTGSGAKFLFTVSPLYPQAKAAADKVGIDADHVIVLDGAEGHPNLRDLLTQGAPAPEVSFDPATHVAVLPYSSGTTGVPKGVILTHRNLVANVAQMEPRVGIDSDDAILALLPFFHIYGLTVLLNIALKLRAHLVTMPKFDLVEFLRIIQDQKLTYLFIAPPVAVALAKHPMIDQYDLSSVHTIFSGAAPLDEELGKAVAKRLNTRVRQGYGMSELSPVSHAIPFDRDDMPLSSVGQPLANTENKLVDPATGDEIELPAEGLSKPGELWVKGPNVMVGYLNNPSATAETLDSDGYLHTGDIAVADHEGVVYIVDRLKELIKYKGYQVPPAELEALLLTHEEIADAAVIGVLDDEGEEIPKAFVVRQQGATIDEDGIIAFVAERVSPHKKVRRVEFIDTVPKSAAGKILRKDLRASEAAGK encoded by the coding sequence ATGAGCTTCCGCAGTCCCTTTCCCGACGTCGAGATCCCGAATCTGAGCGTCTACGACTTCTTGTTCGGGTCCATCGCCGAGTCCGATCTGGACAAGCCAGCTCTCATCGACGGCACTTCGGGTGACGTCACCACCTACAAGAGCCTGATCGGCCAGGTCGACGCGATCGCCGGGGCACTCGCGGCTCGCGGGCTCGAGGTCGGCGATGTCGTCGGACTGCACTCGCCCAACGTGCCCGCGTTCGCGTCGGTGCTGCACGGCATTCTGCGTGCCGGCGGAACTGCGACGACGATCAACGCGCTGTACACCGCCGAGGACATCGCCAAGCAGCTCACCGGTTCCGGCGCGAAGTTCCTGTTCACCGTCTCCCCGCTGTACCCGCAGGCGAAGGCGGCCGCGGACAAGGTGGGCATCGACGCCGATCACGTGATCGTGCTCGACGGTGCCGAGGGGCACCCGAATCTGCGCGATCTACTCACCCAGGGCGCGCCTGCTCCCGAGGTTTCGTTCGATCCGGCCACGCACGTCGCGGTGCTGCCGTATTCCTCGGGCACGACCGGTGTCCCGAAGGGCGTCATCCTCACCCACCGCAACCTCGTCGCGAACGTCGCCCAGATGGAACCGCGGGTGGGCATCGACAGCGACGATGCGATCCTGGCGCTGCTGCCGTTCTTCCACATCTACGGCCTGACGGTGCTGCTCAACATCGCCCTCAAGCTGCGCGCGCATCTGGTGACGATGCCGAAGTTCGACCTCGTCGAATTCCTGCGCATCATTCAGGATCAGAAGCTGACGTACCTGTTCATCGCACCGCCGGTGGCCGTCGCCCTCGCCAAGCACCCGATGATCGATCAGTACGACCTCTCCAGCGTGCACACCATCTTCTCCGGCGCCGCACCGCTGGACGAGGAGCTCGGCAAGGCCGTCGCCAAGCGCTTGAACACGCGAGTGCGCCAGGGCTACGGCATGAGTGAGCTCAGCCCGGTCAGCCACGCCATCCCGTTCGACCGCGACGACATGCCGCTCAGCTCGGTTGGTCAGCCGCTGGCCAACACCGAGAACAAGCTCGTCGACCCGGCCACCGGCGACGAAATCGAGCTTCCCGCAGAGGGATTGAGCAAGCCGGGCGAGCTGTGGGTCAAGGGACCGAACGTCATGGTCGGGTACCTGAACAACCCCTCCGCCACCGCCGAGACCCTCGACTCCGACGGTTACCTGCACACCGGTGACATCGCTGTCGCGGACCACGAAGGCGTCGTCTACATCGTCGACCGCCTCAAGGAACTGATCAAGTACAAGGGCTACCAGGTGCCGCCGGCCGAGCTCGAGGCCCTGCTGCTCACTCACGAGGAGATCGCCGACGCCGCCGTGATCGGTGTTCTCGACGACGAGGGCGAGGAAATCCCCAAGGCATTCGTCGTCCGGCAGCAGGGTGCCACGATCGACGAGGACGGCATCATCGCGTTCGTCGCCGAGCGTGTCTCCCCGCACAAGAAGGTTCGACGCGTCGAATTCATCGACACAGTGCCGAAGTCCGCGGCAGGCAAGATTCTCCGTAAGGATCTTCGGGCGTCGGAAGCTGCAGGCAAGTAG
- a CDS encoding ABC transporter permease: MSETQQPPAAEPPPTPPQPSASHVVLRQIFTGSAIISVLAVLLALIVGAVLIAATNTGVQESAGYFFSRPSDMLKAIWDSVAGAYSSLFQGSVYNFRRPGFENGIRPLLETLTFATPLIVAGLGVALAFRVGMFNIGGRGQMLIASACAGWVGFGVNLPAGIHLLVAVVAGVLGGAVWGGIAGFLKARTGAHEVIVTIMLNYIAFYLISYLLRTPGALQAPGSNNPKTAPIASTAVFPKLFGDRYSLHLGFVLVILVTVAVWWLLERSSLGFRFRAVGENPHASRVAGMNVNRIYLYAMIMSGALVGLAGVAQVLGTVTTGFSADIDAGIGFDAITVALLGRSKPWGVFFAGILFGAFKAGGFAMQAAEGVPIDIVLVVQSVIVLFIAAPPLVRAVFRLPKPGEEKLAKAETAKVGAL, from the coding sequence GTGAGTGAGACCCAGCAGCCCCCGGCCGCTGAGCCGCCCCCGACACCTCCGCAGCCGTCCGCTTCGCATGTAGTACTCCGGCAGATCTTCACCGGCAGTGCCATCATCTCGGTTCTCGCCGTACTGCTCGCGCTGATCGTCGGTGCCGTGCTCATCGCCGCCACCAACACCGGCGTCCAGGAGTCGGCAGGCTACTTCTTCTCGCGTCCCTCGGACATGCTGAAGGCCATCTGGGATTCCGTTGCCGGGGCGTACTCGTCGTTGTTCCAGGGCTCGGTGTACAACTTTCGGCGTCCCGGATTCGAGAACGGCATCCGGCCTCTGCTCGAGACGCTGACTTTCGCCACTCCGCTGATCGTCGCGGGACTCGGTGTGGCACTAGCCTTCCGTGTCGGCATGTTCAACATCGGTGGTCGAGGCCAGATGCTCATCGCATCGGCATGCGCAGGCTGGGTGGGGTTCGGAGTGAACCTGCCGGCCGGAATCCACCTGCTGGTGGCCGTCGTCGCCGGAGTTCTCGGCGGCGCGGTGTGGGGCGGTATCGCCGGATTCCTCAAGGCGCGCACCGGTGCTCACGAGGTGATCGTCACCATCATGCTCAACTACATCGCGTTCTACCTGATCTCGTACCTTCTGCGAACCCCTGGAGCGCTGCAGGCTCCGGGATCGAACAATCCCAAGACCGCTCCTATCGCGTCGACAGCGGTGTTCCCCAAGCTGTTCGGCGACCGGTACAGCCTGCACCTCGGTTTCGTGCTGGTGATCCTCGTGACCGTCGCGGTGTGGTGGCTGCTCGAGCGATCCAGCCTCGGATTCCGATTCCGGGCAGTGGGCGAGAACCCACACGCCTCACGGGTGGCCGGTATGAACGTCAACCGGATCTACCTCTACGCCATGATCATGTCCGGTGCGCTCGTCGGCCTTGCCGGAGTTGCCCAAGTACTGGGCACCGTTACCACAGGCTTCAGCGCCGACATCGATGCCGGAATCGGATTCGACGCCATCACAGTCGCACTGCTCGGCCGATCGAAACCGTGGGGCGTGTTCTTCGCGGGAATCCTGTTCGGCGCGTTCAAAGCCGGCGGGTTCGCCATGCAGGCGGCCGAGGGCGTACCCATCGACATCGTGCTCGTCGTGCAATCGGTGATCGTGCTGTTCATCGCTGCGCCACCACTGGTGCGAGCGGTGTTCCGATTGCCCAAACCAGGCGAAGAGAAACTGGCGAAGGCCGAGACCGCGAAGGTGGGTGCACTGTGA
- a CDS encoding ABC transporter ATP-binding protein: MKLELRGITKRFGSLIANDHIDLSVESGEIHCLLGENGAGKSTLMNVLSGLYRAEEGQILLDDVEQNFGGPGEAMTAGIGMVHQHFMLIPVFTVAENIVLGNETTSLGGRLDLVAARKLVREISARFGFDLDPDALVDDLPVGVQQRVEIVKALSREAKVLVFDEPTAVLTPQETDDLMRIMRELAASGTTIVFITHKLREVREVADKITVIRLGKVVGEAKPTASNTELAAMMVGRDVQLTVSKDPASPGEPALVIENLSVFDAQGNKTVDDVSLEVAAGEILAVAGVQGNGQTEFVEALLGLQDNVSGKISLDGRSLVGSTVQDVLDAGVGFVPEDRTVDGLVGEFSIAENLMLDRSNSMPFVRRGAVQRDYLEKFASEKLSEFDVRAPGIGTAVGRLSGGNQQKVVLARELSRDLRLFVAAQPTRGIDVGSIEFVHKRIVATRDSGIPVIVVSSELDEVAALADRIAVMYRGAIVGIVPGDTSRETLGLMMGGERGE, encoded by the coding sequence ATGAAGCTCGAACTTCGCGGTATCACCAAACGATTCGGCTCGTTGATCGCCAACGACCATATCGATCTGAGTGTCGAATCCGGCGAGATCCACTGCCTCCTCGGCGAGAACGGTGCAGGCAAGTCCACGTTGATGAACGTGCTCAGTGGCCTGTATCGCGCCGAGGAGGGCCAGATTCTGCTCGACGACGTCGAGCAGAATTTCGGCGGTCCGGGCGAGGCAATGACTGCCGGGATCGGCATGGTGCATCAGCACTTCATGCTGATTCCGGTGTTCACCGTCGCCGAGAACATCGTCCTCGGTAACGAAACCACCTCGCTCGGTGGACGACTCGATCTCGTGGCAGCACGAAAGCTGGTACGAGAGATCTCCGCGAGGTTCGGCTTCGATCTCGATCCCGATGCTCTCGTCGACGACCTACCCGTCGGCGTGCAGCAGCGGGTGGAGATCGTCAAAGCGCTCTCTCGTGAGGCCAAGGTGCTCGTGTTCGACGAGCCGACGGCCGTCCTGACGCCGCAGGAAACCGACGATCTGATGCGGATCATGCGCGAGCTCGCGGCGTCGGGCACCACCATCGTCTTCATCACCCACAAGTTGCGCGAAGTACGCGAAGTGGCAGACAAGATCACCGTCATCCGGCTCGGCAAGGTGGTCGGCGAAGCGAAACCGACCGCCTCCAACACCGAACTCGCGGCCATGATGGTGGGACGCGATGTGCAGCTGACGGTCTCAAAGGATCCCGCCTCTCCTGGAGAGCCGGCGCTGGTCATCGAGAATCTGTCGGTGTTCGACGCCCAGGGCAACAAGACCGTCGACGACGTCAGCCTCGAGGTCGCGGCGGGGGAGATACTCGCCGTCGCCGGAGTGCAGGGCAACGGGCAGACCGAATTCGTCGAGGCTCTACTCGGGTTGCAGGACAACGTGTCCGGAAAGATCAGCCTTGACGGCCGTTCGCTGGTCGGATCGACGGTGCAGGACGTGCTCGACGCCGGAGTCGGCTTCGTGCCGGAGGACCGTACCGTCGACGGTTTGGTGGGCGAGTTCTCGATTGCGGAGAATCTGATGCTCGATCGCTCGAACAGCATGCCGTTCGTGCGTCGCGGCGCGGTGCAGCGCGACTATCTGGAGAAGTTCGCCTCGGAGAAGCTGAGCGAATTCGATGTGCGGGCACCGGGAATCGGGACCGCCGTCGGACGCCTGTCCGGTGGTAACCAGCAGAAAGTGGTGCTCGCACGCGAACTGAGCCGCGATCTGCGGCTGTTCGTCGCGGCCCAGCCGACTCGCGGAATCGACGTCGGGTCCATCGAATTCGTGCACAAGCGCATCGTCGCCACTCGGGATTCGGGGATCCCGGTCATCGTGGTCTCGAGCGAACTGGATGAGGTCGCCGCACTGGCCGACCGCATCGCCGTCATGTATCGAGGAGCAATCGTGGGAATCGTCCCCGGGGATACGTCCCGCGAAACACTCGGATTGATGATGGGCGGTGAGCGTGGTGAGTGA
- a CDS encoding glucosyl-3-phosphoglycerate synthase gives MSRTDTVGTPALAATWARSPWPLADIIAAKRGRTVSVVLPALDEEDTVADVIASMTPHLGSLVDELIVLDSGSTDRTAVRARAAGATVVSREEVLPGLPVVGGKGEVLWRGVAATSGDIVVFVDSDLVDPGTHFVPSLVGPLLMHEGVELVKGFYRRPLTIGDSTDEDGGGRVTQLTVRPLLTALRPELAGVFQPLGGEYAATRQLLETVPFAPGYGVEIGLLLDTYHRSGAGTIGQVGLGTRRHRNRPTSELAVMSRQIVATMFSRLGLGDSGAGFTTFSTTGPQLSMSVAPLSLVDRPPLITVDDYLRAHRRHSMSAPV, from the coding sequence ATGAGCCGAACCGACACCGTGGGCACTCCTGCTCTTGCCGCCACCTGGGCCCGTTCACCCTGGCCGCTCGCCGACATCATCGCGGCCAAACGCGGCCGAACGGTCTCGGTCGTCCTCCCTGCCCTCGACGAGGAAGACACCGTCGCGGACGTCATTGCCTCCATGACTCCCCATCTGGGAAGTCTCGTCGACGAACTGATCGTGCTCGATTCGGGATCGACCGACCGCACGGCTGTCCGGGCGCGCGCCGCCGGGGCCACCGTCGTCTCCAGGGAAGAGGTACTACCAGGCCTGCCCGTCGTCGGCGGAAAGGGCGAGGTCCTGTGGCGAGGTGTAGCAGCCACCTCGGGCGACATCGTGGTGTTCGTCGACTCGGATCTGGTCGATCCGGGGACGCATTTCGTGCCGTCGCTCGTCGGCCCACTGCTCATGCACGAGGGCGTGGAACTGGTCAAAGGCTTCTACCGTCGGCCGCTGACGATCGGTGACAGCACCGACGAGGATGGTGGCGGACGCGTAACTCAGTTGACGGTACGGCCCCTGTTGACCGCACTCCGTCCCGAACTGGCCGGCGTCTTTCAGCCGCTGGGCGGCGAGTACGCCGCCACTCGCCAGTTGCTCGAAACTGTGCCCTTCGCCCCCGGCTACGGAGTCGAGATCGGACTGCTGCTCGACACGTATCACCGCTCGGGTGCGGGCACGATCGGGCAGGTCGGACTCGGAACGCGACGCCATCGAAATCGGCCGACCTCCGAGTTGGCCGTCATGAGTCGACAGATCGTCGCCACCATGTTCTCGCGGCTCGGTCTCGGCGATTCCGGTGCCGGGTTCACCACCTTCTCGACCACGGGGCCTCAGCTCTCGATGAGTGTGGCACCGCTGTCCTTGGTCGACCGTCCCCCGCTGATCACCGTCGACGACTACCTACGTGCCCATCGCCGGCACTCGATGAGCGCGCCGGTCTGA
- a CDS encoding ABC transporter permease, with protein MTAPVVAPAEAVLGRSWKVPSILGVVTLLALALFVVKKGSGTSTFALASEGDFFALPAVGVPSYGTGLIVVVLLAVITGYAALLASRYRSTPLWLLAVFAVLFVFGFLAWAADGETIPVPGLLIGAVALSTPLIFGAMGGVISERVGVINIAIEGQLLAGAFVSAVVASITGSTYVALLAALVAGALTASLLAVFSIRYFVNQVIVGVVLNVLVVGLTSFLYSVVLTKNAETLNSPPRFARIDIPVLSQIPIVGPVLFRQTLIVYLMYIAVALVFFGLFHTKWGLRLRAVGEHPQAADTVGINVARTRFWNVCLAGAIAGLGGAYFTLGSVGAFGKEMTAGAGYIALAAVIFGRWDPVRATLAALLFGFASNLQNVLGIIGSPVPSEFMLMLPYVVTIFAVAGLVGHVRGPAAAGKPYASRS; from the coding sequence GTGACCGCCCCCGTCGTCGCCCCCGCCGAGGCAGTACTCGGTCGCAGCTGGAAGGTGCCGTCGATCCTCGGGGTCGTGACGTTGCTCGCTCTGGCGCTGTTCGTTGTCAAGAAAGGTTCGGGCACAAGCACATTCGCATTGGCATCGGAGGGCGACTTCTTCGCACTTCCGGCCGTGGGTGTGCCGTCGTACGGCACCGGTCTGATCGTGGTCGTGTTGCTGGCCGTCATCACCGGCTACGCGGCGCTGCTGGCCTCGCGCTACCGCTCGACGCCGCTGTGGTTGCTCGCCGTGTTCGCGGTGTTGTTCGTGTTCGGTTTTCTCGCGTGGGCAGCCGACGGTGAGACCATCCCGGTGCCCGGATTGCTCATCGGCGCAGTCGCTCTGAGCACACCCCTGATCTTCGGCGCGATGGGCGGGGTGATCTCCGAGCGGGTCGGTGTCATCAACATCGCCATCGAAGGTCAGTTGCTCGCAGGCGCTTTCGTCAGTGCCGTCGTCGCGTCGATCACCGGGTCGACCTACGTGGCGTTGCTCGCCGCTCTGGTGGCCGGTGCACTGACCGCGTCGCTGCTGGCAGTGTTCTCGATTCGCTACTTCGTCAATCAGGTCATCGTGGGTGTAGTGCTCAACGTCCTGGTCGTCGGACTGACCAGCTTCCTGTACTCGGTGGTGCTCACCAAGAACGCCGAGACGCTCAATTCGCCACCGCGTTTCGCGCGCATCGACATTCCGGTGCTCTCGCAGATTCCGATCGTCGGTCCGGTGCTGTTTCGACAGACGCTGATCGTGTACCTGATGTACATCGCCGTGGCGCTGGTGTTCTTCGGCCTGTTCCACACCAAGTGGGGTCTGCGGCTGCGCGCCGTCGGTGAGCATCCGCAAGCCGCCGACACCGTTGGAATCAACGTGGCTCGAACGCGATTCTGGAACGTCTGCCTCGCCGGTGCCATCGCGGGACTCGGCGGTGCGTACTTCACGCTCGGTTCCGTCGGAGCCTTCGGCAAGGAAATGACTGCCGGTGCCGGCTACATCGCACTCGCTGCAGTCATCTTCGGGCGCTGGGATCCGGTGCGCGCGACGTTGGCTGCACTGCTGTTCGGATTCGCGTCGAACCTGCAGAACGTGCTGGGCATCATCGGGTCTCCGGTGCCGAGCGAATTCATGTTGATGCTGCCCTACGTGGTGACCATCTTCGCCGTCGCAGGGCTGGTGGGCCACGTGCGAGGACCGGCAGCAGCGGGCAAACCGTACGCGTCGCGAAGTTAG
- a CDS encoding BMP family lipoprotein, with amino-acid sequence MSFVTRTSTRKAALGGVASLGAIALIAGCGSAPEDEGSSGGGSSDFLPCMVSDSGGFDDKSFNQLGFEGLTEASQELGVEPRTVESASPTDYAPNINNLVDQGCNLIVTVGFDLADATKVAAEANSDIDFAIIDDSTIDLPNVKPLTYDASQSAFLAGYAAASYSTTGVVGTFGGSQLPTVTIFMDGFADGVNYFNEQKGKAVRVIGWDVPSQNGSFTGGFTANEVAKNTAQGLIDQNADVIFPVGGPIYQSAAQAIRDSSRPVALIGADADVFESDPSVGDLLLTSVTKGLKTSVDEVVANSGADKFDNAPYVGTLENDGVGIAPFHDFESKVDPALQGELDTIKAGIVDGSITVESPSAPK; translated from the coding sequence TTGTCATTCGTTACCCGCACGAGTACGCGGAAGGCAGCACTCGGCGGCGTCGCGTCGCTCGGTGCCATCGCCCTGATCGCAGGCTGTGGATCCGCTCCCGAGGACGAAGGATCGAGTGGAGGCGGATCCAGTGACTTCCTGCCCTGCATGGTTTCCGACAGCGGCGGATTCGACGACAAGTCGTTCAACCAGCTCGGGTTCGAGGGTTTGACCGAAGCCTCCCAGGAGCTCGGCGTCGAGCCGCGCACCGTCGAGTCCGCGTCGCCCACCGACTACGCCCCCAACATCAACAACCTCGTCGATCAGGGCTGCAACCTCATCGTCACCGTCGGATTCGATCTGGCCGACGCCACCAAGGTGGCAGCCGAGGCCAACTCCGACATCGACTTCGCGATCATCGACGACTCGACGATCGACCTGCCGAACGTCAAGCCGCTGACGTACGACGCCTCGCAGTCGGCTTTCCTCGCCGGTTACGCGGCCGCGAGCTACAGCACCACCGGAGTGGTCGGCACGTTCGGCGGCTCCCAGCTGCCGACCGTCACCATCTTCATGGACGGTTTCGCCGACGGTGTGAACTACTTCAACGAGCAGAAGGGCAAGGCAGTCCGCGTGATCGGCTGGGACGTGCCCTCGCAGAACGGCTCGTTCACCGGCGGATTCACTGCCAACGAAGTTGCCAAGAACACCGCTCAGGGTCTGATCGACCAGAACGCCGACGTCATCTTCCCGGTCGGTGGGCCCATCTATCAGAGTGCGGCGCAGGCCATTCGGGACTCCTCGCGTCCGGTCGCCCTCATCGGTGCGGACGCCGACGTCTTCGAATCCGACCCGTCGGTCGGCGACCTGCTGCTCACCTCGGTGACCAAGGGCCTCAAGACCAGCGTCGACGAGGTCGTGGCCAACTCCGGTGCCGACAAGTTCGACAACGCTCCCTACGTGGGCACCCTGGAGAACGACGGCGTCGGCATCGCGCCGTTCCACGACTTCGAGTCCAAGGTCGACCCCGCACTGCAGGGCGAGCTGGACACGATCAAGGCCGGCATCGTCGACGGGTCCATCACCGTCGAGTCGCCGTCGGCACCCAAGTAG
- a CDS encoding condensation domain-containing protein — MVAFGLIDEWKPAPGPLTTWSPTDASRGAAAAAPVHPARPSHIQQAYLEAAFRNRGSSFRFSRLCLVTFRIEGKLDSAAMGQAFNTFVKRHDSFSSWFETTSVGSVRHVVDVDDIVLEPTSYGVPSSAADIRRHVQDTTPGPESWDCFSFGTIEHDDHFVVYAAVDHLDTDGISQALTYYELRQLYRNAVTGESDGLFTPGSYIEYCRRERSESDTTTLESAAVRTWIDLVTDNGGDLPTFPLPLGRNSIDYTRTSHNSFPLFDGAKARAVDDACAGVGAKFIGGIFAAAALAEYELAGRSSYLGLTPKSTRTLPGEFASIGWFSSLVPVQFELGTQPTFLTLAVLAQQAFDSGKLLANTSYHRVLELVGPEHGITTQPGWTAPMISYVDVRKLPGEAELDAAGAGLYGNRGSSEEVFMWVNRFEDHTGVEFLYPGTDEADRSIDLYFAKISEIFTAVVESGDYVPQLPDASTFAHELPDVSRV, encoded by the coding sequence GTGGTTGCATTCGGACTCATCGACGAGTGGAAGCCTGCTCCGGGACCACTCACCACGTGGTCGCCTACCGACGCCTCACGGGGCGCGGCTGCAGCGGCACCCGTCCATCCGGCACGTCCGTCCCACATCCAGCAGGCGTACCTCGAGGCCGCATTCCGCAACCGAGGATCGTCCTTTCGCTTCTCCAGACTGTGCCTCGTCACGTTCCGCATCGAAGGAAAGTTGGACAGCGCGGCAATGGGGCAAGCGTTCAATACGTTTGTCAAGCGCCATGATTCGTTCTCGAGCTGGTTCGAGACCACGTCGGTCGGATCGGTGCGCCACGTCGTCGACGTCGACGACATCGTGCTCGAGCCGACTTCCTACGGTGTGCCCTCGAGTGCGGCCGATATCCGACGGCACGTGCAGGACACCACCCCGGGGCCGGAGAGTTGGGACTGCTTCTCCTTCGGGACGATCGAGCACGACGACCATTTTGTGGTGTACGCGGCAGTCGATCACCTCGACACCGACGGCATTTCGCAGGCATTGACGTACTACGAGTTGCGGCAGCTCTATCGCAACGCGGTGACGGGGGAGTCCGATGGACTGTTCACCCCGGGCAGCTACATCGAGTACTGCCGGCGCGAGCGCAGCGAGAGCGACACCACGACTCTGGAGTCCGCGGCCGTCCGGACCTGGATCGATCTGGTGACGGACAACGGTGGCGATCTTCCGACATTCCCACTTCCGCTGGGACGCAACAGTATCGACTACACCCGAACGTCGCACAATTCGTTTCCGCTGTTCGACGGCGCGAAGGCGCGGGCCGTCGACGACGCATGTGCCGGAGTGGGAGCAAAATTCATCGGAGGCATCTTCGCCGCGGCAGCCCTGGCGGAATACGAACTGGCCGGCCGAAGCAGCTACCTGGGCCTGACGCCCAAGAGCACTCGAACTCTGCCGGGCGAATTCGCCTCGATCGGTTGGTTCTCCAGCCTCGTTCCCGTGCAGTTCGAGTTGGGCACGCAGCCGACGTTTCTCACCTTGGCCGTCCTTGCTCAGCAGGCATTCGATTCCGGGAAGCTGCTGGCGAACACGTCCTACCACCGAGTCCTCGAACTGGTCGGCCCGGAACACGGAATCACCACGCAACCGGGTTGGACCGCGCCGATGATCTCGTACGTCGACGTCCGAAAGCTGCCCGGTGAAGCCGAACTCGACGCGGCCGGGGCCGGGCTGTACGGCAACCGAGGTAGCTCGGAGGAAGTCTTCATGTGGGTCAACCGATTCGAAGATCACACCGGCGTGGAATTTCTGTACCCGGGAACGGACGAGGCCGATCGCTCGATCGATCTCTACTTCGCCAAGATCTCCGAGATCTTCACTGCCGTGGTCGAATCGGGCGATTACGTACCGCAGCTCCCCGACGCGAGTACGTTCGCGCACGAGCTTCCGGACGTCAGCAGGGTATGA
- a CDS encoding alpha/beta hydrolase — MIDRYRLRDATVSALSVLATVVVLTSGTAAMATAETASSVVGVEGIGERRDVVHVHSAAMDRDVVVDIFRAEEPGAPTLYLLNGAAGGDGGSSWFDQTDIAGFFGDKNVNVVVPRGGAASYYTDWLHDDPVLGRNKWSTFLGLELPPLMNALLDSNGVNSVAGISMAGTSVLQLAIAHPSVYRSVASYSGCARTSDPVGEMYVRSVVEARGGGSTTNMWGPAGSADWIANDPYVNAEGLRGVAVYISSGTGAPGAFDVPGGPGIGSDYSKLAQQLAVGAVIEATTDSCSHQMQQRLQELNIPATYNFRPNGTHSWAYWQQDLHDSWSVIAPSMGLPTTS; from the coding sequence ATGATCGACCGATACCGCCTGCGTGATGCGACCGTTTCGGCTCTGAGTGTGCTCGCGACCGTCGTTGTTCTCACGTCGGGCACAGCAGCAATGGCAACTGCCGAGACAGCATCGTCGGTCGTCGGAGTAGAAGGCATCGGGGAACGCCGCGACGTCGTGCACGTGCATTCCGCGGCGATGGACCGCGACGTCGTCGTCGACATCTTTCGGGCGGAGGAACCCGGTGCGCCCACCCTCTATCTGCTCAACGGCGCAGCCGGCGGAGACGGCGGCAGCAGCTGGTTCGATCAGACCGACATCGCCGGTTTCTTCGGTGACAAGAACGTCAACGTGGTGGTCCCACGGGGTGGCGCTGCGAGTTACTACACCGACTGGTTGCACGACGACCCGGTGCTGGGCCGCAACAAGTGGTCCACGTTTCTCGGTCTCGAACTGCCGCCGTTGATGAACGCACTGCTCGACAGCAACGGCGTCAATTCCGTCGCCGGTATCTCGATGGCCGGGACGTCCGTTCTGCAACTGGCCATCGCCCACCCCTCCGTCTACCGATCCGTGGCCTCGTACAGCGGATGCGCCCGTACCAGCGACCCGGTGGGCGAGATGTACGTCAGATCCGTGGTCGAAGCGCGCGGCGGTGGATCCACCACGAACATGTGGGGGCCTGCAGGCAGTGCCGACTGGATTGCCAACGACCCGTACGTCAACGCCGAAGGCCTGCGTGGTGTCGCGGTGTACATCTCGAGCGGAACGGGAGCGCCAGGCGCGTTCGATGTGCCAGGCGGACCCGGCATCGGTAGCGACTACAGCAAGCTCGCCCAGCAGCTCGCCGTCGGTGCCGTCATCGAGGCGACCACCGATTCGTGCTCGCACCAGATGCAGCAGCGCCTGCAGGAGTTGAACATCCCCGCCACCTACAACTTCCGACCCAACGGAACCCATTCGTGGGCCTATTGGCAACAAGACCTACACGACTCGTGGTCGGTGATCGCGCCGTCGATGGGACTGCCGACCACCTCCTGA